AAAAGATGCTCATAAAAATACGGAAAGACTGCATAAAGACTACTCATTTAGAATCTATCCACAGTTATTAGCTTATGCGATTAAAGAAATGCTAAAAGCTTAAAAAGAAAATATATTTGCAGAACGGTGCCAATATATTTTCAGTCAAGGTGGAAAAGTAAGAATAATGAATAATAATACAATCCTTTTAAATCTATCAGATATAACAAATAGTTTGTAAGATCGGCGTATTGTCAGAAGAATATACAATTTCTGATAAAAGAATGTATATTTATTCCTTATTTTGAGTATTGCATCGCTGAGTTTTTGATATAAAGTGCCAATATATTTTCATATCCAAGGATTTGCTAGATAAAGCTTGACCAATAGAAGTGATTTGTGATAATAAGTACTCAAATGATAAAGAAGGATTATAAAAATCAAAGGTAAACAGGGAGGGTATTCTGTTGGAACAAAAAAATTGCAATTTATCTCATCTGGAGGAAATTAAACAAAATACAGAAAAATACACGATAGAACTGACGAAAATTCCAAGCGCCGTTGAAACAAGCGGAGAATTGGATATCGCTTGGCATCTTTACAATACATTAAAAGAAGAACCTTACTTTGTTGATCATCCTGATCAACTATATTTTCAAAAATGTGACGGTCAAGATGAAAGGCACAATGTAATCGCTTACGTGAAAGGCGGAAAAGGAGAGTATAAAAACACAGTAATTCTCTTAGGTCATATTGATACTGTAGGTATTGAAGATTATCGTGACCTTAAACATATTGCTACAGATCCAATGGCATTAGCAGAAGCCTTAAAAGAAATGAGCATACCGGAGGAAGCGAAAAAAGATTTAGATTCTGGTGAATGGCTCTTTGGACGGGGTATATTTGATATGAAATGTGGCGTAGCCGCTAACTTATCTCATACGTTACAAGCAGCTAGAAACCCAGAACTTTTCAAAGGTAATATTATTTTTTTAGGCGTACCGGATGAAGAAGGTAATTCTGCTGGTATGTTAAGTGCACTTAAATTATTAAATAAAATAAAAGATCAAGATAAATTGACGTATAATGCCGTTCTTGATACGGATTACATGACTTCTCGATACGAAGGAGATGAAAATCGCTATATTTATGTTGGAACAATAGGCAAGTTATTACCTTCTTTTTATATTGTCGGGAAAGAATCTCATGTGGGTCAAAGCTTTGATGGATTAGATCCTAATGAACTTTCTGCTGAGTTGGTTCGGGAGATAAACTTAAGCCATGACCTATGCGATGTTGCTGATGGGGAGGTAACAGTCCCTCCGATAACCCTGAAACAAAGAGATCTGAAGGTAGATTACTCTGTTCAAATTGCAAAATCAGCTCATTTATATTTTAATTACGCCACTCATGGAAGTGAACCGGATGAAGTGATGACAAAACTGGTTTCAAAGGCAGAAAAAGCTTTTGATACGGTGGTTGAACGGCTTAATAATCATTACAAACATTATTGTGAAATGAGTGAAATTCCACACACGCCTTTACCGTGGAAAACAAAAGTGTATACCTTTGATGCTCTATACAGAAAAGTAGCTGAAGAACTAGGATATAAATTGCATCAACGGATAGCAGCGCTTCAAAGACGACTGGATCCAAATACAATGGATGATCGAGCGTATAGTTTAGCAATTGTAGAAGAAGTATGTAAAATGAATCCAGATCCCGACCCAATGATTGTTGTATTTTTTGCACCTCCCTATTATCCACATATGTATATTAATGGAAAAAATGATCAAGAGAAAAAATTACTAGACGCATTGAACCATAGTGCTGAGTTAGTACAGCCAAAAATTAAAGAACCATTAAAGCTCAGAAAGTTTTATCCATATATTTCAGATTTGAGTTTTTGTAGTGTAACAGAGAATCAAGCTATTATCGATAAACTCATTACCAATATGCCTGCTTGGCCAGAAAAATATGAGTTGCCGATTGATGAGATGAGAGAATTTAACGTACCAGTAGCAAACATTGGACCCTTTGGGAAAGATGCCCACCAATTTACAGAGAGATTGCATCGACCCTTTTCTTTCGATGTAATGCCAGAGTTGCTTTTTGAAACAATTAAATACCTATTAGAAAAATAAATGTATCAGGAGGGTGAATATGAAAAATAAATTTATCGCAAAACGTTACTGGAAAGACCATACAACTCCCATGGGAGCTGTAGATCAACGTTCAAAATTATATACCAATGTGATAGATCTTAGTCTAGGAGATCCTGATCTAAATACAGATGAAGGAATCATAAAAGCTGCTTTTCAGGATGCGATGGATGGACACACTCACTATACTGATTTTAGAGGAGATCCGGAGCTGAGGCAAGAAATAAGTCATTATTATAGAGATGAGTTTAGGGCATTGGTAGATGATTCAGAAGTAATGGTAACAGCAAGTGCCTGCCTGGGAATGTACTTAGTATTAGAAGCCGTTCTGGATCCGGGGGACGAAGTGGTTCTTCCAGCACCCTACTTCACGCCATACTATCAGCAGGTTCAAATGGCAGGCGGTGTTCCGGTGGAGTTAGAAACCTACGAAGAAGAAAACTTCCAGATCGATGTAAAACGATTAGAAGAAAGTATCAACGAACGAACAAGAGCTATTATTGTTAATTCACCAAGAAATCCAACCGGCGCTGTTTATAGTGAAGAGACGTTGCAAGTAATAGCGGATATTGCTATTAAAAGAGATCTCTTAATTATTGCGGATGAAGTGAATGGCGCCCTCGTGTTTAACGGTAAGTTTCAATCCATGATGACCATTGGCGATATAAGAGATCGCCTGGTAGTCATTAACACTTTTTCAAAAGATTATATTATGACTGGTTGGAGAGTGGGTAACATTATTGCACCCCGAGAAATTATCCAGATCTGTCAGCAAATTAATGAAAATCTGGTGTTTACAGCACCTTCTATTTCACAAAGAGCCGCTATTTATGCACTAAGAAATCGAAAAGATATTTTACCTGCCACCTTTGATAAATATAAAGAAAGGGTTTTTTATGCAGCGGAAAGGATCAATCAGATATCATGGATGAGTGTAGTGGAACCGCAAGGGACTTTTCATTTATTTATTAACATTAAAAAAAGCGGACTAAGCTCAGAAAAAGCCAGTGAAATGATACTGGATCAAGCAAAAGTTCTTACTATTCCTGGAAATTCTTTCGGTCGCTGCGGCGAAGGGTATTTGAGAATAGCATGCACAGTCGGTAAAAGTAAGTTGAAAGAAGCTTTTGATAGAATTGAAAAAATTCAGATTTAAGGAGTCACTACTGATCACAAATTACTTTGTCTATATCCATGGCGTACCCAATACGGTGCGCTTTTTTCAGTCCTATAAAACACTGAGTAATCACCTCTTAGCTCTACTGTGTCATCGGTATGCAACGCCTCTGTGGTTAATACACTAATAACTTTTAACTCATAACTCTTAACTATCCCCTACAACCTATCCACCTATAACCTGTCTACTTGTAACCTGTTACGCTAATCTGCCATTTCAATGTTGACAAAAATACTAGGGTATTCTATAATGATGATATTGCAATAGAATGGAGGATAAGTATGATTCTGTCTACTAAAGGACGTTATGGTCTTAAGGCGATGTTTGAACTAGGACTACATCATGGCAGTGGCCCGGTTCCGCTAAAAGTGATTGCTGAAAAACAGCGCATACCAGAAAATTATCTGGAACAGCTAATTGCGATTCTTCGCAAAGCCGGCCTGGTGAAAAGCGTCCGGGGAGCTCAGGGAGGATATATGCTGATGAAACAACCTGAGAACATAAGCGTTGCTGATGTTTTACTTACATTAGAAGGTCCTTTGGCACCATCAGAATGTGTGTTAGATTCTGATAGTAGTTCCTGCGATAATGCAGAAAAGTGCATTACAAGAACTGTCTGGGAAAAAATCCTCAATAGCATTCACGATGTAATAGATACGATGACATTACAAAACATGATAGAAGATCATCAAAAAATGAATAGTCTTACGGTCAATAACAGCAAAGAAGAACTGGAACAGGAGATGATAAAATGAAAGTTTATTTAGATTACAGTGCGACAACACCTGTAAAGCCAGAAGTGTTCAATGCTATGACGCCATATCTTAGAGACTACTATGGTAATCCATCTAGTCTTCATAGTTATGGGAGAGAGAATAAAAAAGCCATTGATACGGCAAGAGATCAAATTGCACAGACATTAAAAGCAAAACCTGAAGAGGTGTTTTTCACTGGTGGAGGTTCCGAAGCTGATAACTGGGCCATTAAAGGAACTGCTGAAGCCCTTAAAAATAAAGGACGTCATATTATTACGACGAGCATAGAGCATCATGCTGTGCTTCATACCTGCCAGCACTTAGAAAAACAAGGCTATGAAGTGACCTACTTACCGGTAAATGAAGAAGGAATTATTTCTGTTGAAGAACTTAAAAGCCATTTGAGAGAAGATACCATTTTAATAACCATAATGTATGCCAATAATGAAATAGGAACGATACAACCAATCCAAGAAATTGCAACTATTGCAAAAGAACATAAAATTCTTTTTCATACAGATGCCGTACAAGCTTATGGTCATCTAGAGATAAATACTCAAGATCTGCCGGTTGATATGATTTCGATATCAGCACATAAACTTTATGGACCTAAGGGTGTAGGAGCTTTATATATACGAAAAGGTACTCGGATTCACAACTTGATTCATGGTGGAGCTCAGGAACGCAAAAAAAGAGCTGGAACGGAAAACATAGCTGGTATTGTTGGGTTTGGTAAAGCGGCTGAATTAGCTTATAGCCAACTGTCGGAACATGTTGCTCACTTAACAGAACTAAGAGATTATCTTTTGAAAGGTATTCAACAAACAATACCATACACCAAATTAAATGGACATAGGGAAAAAAGACTTCCTAATAATGTAAATGTCAGCTTTGAGTTTATAGAAGGCGAATCGATGCTCTTAAGTCTTGATATGGTAGGAATTGCCGCATCAAGTGGATCTGCCTGCACCTCAGGCTCCTTAGATCCGTCCCATGTTTTGCTATCTTTAGGACTATCTCACGAAATGGCACATGGATCCTTAAGACTGACATTAGGAGATCAAAACACGAAAGAAGAGATAGATTATGTATTAGAACAACTGCCACCAATTGTACAAAGGTTAAGAGATATGTCGCCCTTGTATGAAAATCTGAAAGAAGGAGCTCGATAATTATGTATAGTGAAATAGTAATGGACCACTTTACCAATCCCAGAAATGTAGGAGAAATACCTGATGCCGACGCGGTGGGACAGGTTGGAAATCCCAAGTGTGGAGATATTATGAAGATGTACTTTAAAATAGAGGGTAATATTATTGTAGATGTTAAGTTCAAAACGTTTGGTTGTGGATCCGCCATTGCCTCTTCCAGTATGGCGACAGAAATGGTAAAAGGCAAAACAGTAGAAGAAGCACTTGCCTTATCCAATTATGAAGTTGCAAAAGAGTTAAATGGATTACCACCAGCAAAAATGCACTGTTCTCTTTTGGCGGAACAGGCAATTAAAAGTGCTATTTTTGATTATGCAAAAAAGAATAATCTATATTATAAAGAATTAGAAGGCTTCGATCCTGATGCCGAAGAAGATCATCACAATCATGATGAAGAATAAGGTGAAATAATGATGGGAAAAAAAGTATTACTGGGAATGAGTGGAGGCGTAGACAGTTCGGTTGCAGCGTACCTCCTAAAACAAGAAGGCTATCAGGTCATTGGAGTAACCATGCAAATATGG
This genomic interval from Tindallia magadiensis contains the following:
- a CDS encoding M20/M25/M40 family metallo-hydrolase, translated to MEQKNCNLSHLEEIKQNTEKYTIELTKIPSAVETSGELDIAWHLYNTLKEEPYFVDHPDQLYFQKCDGQDERHNVIAYVKGGKGEYKNTVILLGHIDTVGIEDYRDLKHIATDPMALAEALKEMSIPEEAKKDLDSGEWLFGRGIFDMKCGVAANLSHTLQAARNPELFKGNIIFLGVPDEEGNSAGMLSALKLLNKIKDQDKLTYNAVLDTDYMTSRYEGDENRYIYVGTIGKLLPSFYIVGKESHVGQSFDGLDPNELSAELVREINLSHDLCDVADGEVTVPPITLKQRDLKVDYSVQIAKSAHLYFNYATHGSEPDEVMTKLVSKAEKAFDTVVERLNNHYKHYCEMSEIPHTPLPWKTKVYTFDALYRKVAEELGYKLHQRIAALQRRLDPNTMDDRAYSLAIVEEVCKMNPDPDPMIVVFFAPPYYPHMYINGKNDQEKKLLDALNHSAELVQPKIKEPLKLRKFYPYISDLSFCSVTENQAIIDKLITNMPAWPEKYELPIDEMREFNVPVANIGPFGKDAHQFTERLHRPFSFDVMPELLFETIKYLLEK
- the nifS gene encoding cysteine desulfurase NifS, with amino-acid sequence MKVYLDYSATTPVKPEVFNAMTPYLRDYYGNPSSLHSYGRENKKAIDTARDQIAQTLKAKPEEVFFTGGGSEADNWAIKGTAEALKNKGRHIITTSIEHHAVLHTCQHLEKQGYEVTYLPVNEEGIISVEELKSHLREDTILITIMYANNEIGTIQPIQEIATIAKEHKILFHTDAVQAYGHLEINTQDLPVDMISISAHKLYGPKGVGALYIRKGTRIHNLIHGGAQERKKRAGTENIAGIVGFGKAAELAYSQLSEHVAHLTELRDYLLKGIQQTIPYTKLNGHREKRLPNNVNVSFEFIEGESMLLSLDMVGIAASSGSACTSGSLDPSHVLLSLGLSHEMAHGSLRLTLGDQNTKEEIDYVLEQLPPIVQRLRDMSPLYENLKEGAR
- the nifU gene encoding Fe-S cluster assembly scaffold protein NifU; the protein is MMYSEIVMDHFTNPRNVGEIPDADAVGQVGNPKCGDIMKMYFKIEGNIIVDVKFKTFGCGSAIASSSMATEMVKGKTVEEALALSNYEVAKELNGLPPAKMHCSLLAEQAIKSAIFDYAKKNNLYYKELEGFDPDAEEDHHNHDEE
- a CDS encoding RrF2 family transcriptional regulator, with protein sequence MILSTKGRYGLKAMFELGLHHGSGPVPLKVIAEKQRIPENYLEQLIAILRKAGLVKSVRGAQGGYMLMKQPENISVADVLLTLEGPLAPSECVLDSDSSSCDNAEKCITRTVWEKILNSIHDVIDTMTLQNMIEDHQKMNSLTVNNSKEELEQEMIK
- a CDS encoding aminotransferase class I/II-fold pyridoxal phosphate-dependent enzyme, whose protein sequence is MKNKFIAKRYWKDHTTPMGAVDQRSKLYTNVIDLSLGDPDLNTDEGIIKAAFQDAMDGHTHYTDFRGDPELRQEISHYYRDEFRALVDDSEVMVTASACLGMYLVLEAVLDPGDEVVLPAPYFTPYYQQVQMAGGVPVELETYEEENFQIDVKRLEESINERTRAIIVNSPRNPTGAVYSEETLQVIADIAIKRDLLIIADEVNGALVFNGKFQSMMTIGDIRDRLVVINTFSKDYIMTGWRVGNIIAPREIIQICQQINENLVFTAPSISQRAAIYALRNRKDILPATFDKYKERVFYAAERINQISWMSVVEPQGTFHLFINIKKSGLSSEKASEMILDQAKVLTIPGNSFGRCGEGYLRIACTVGKSKLKEAFDRIEKIQI